GCTGCTGTGAAGACATGAGCATATGTAAGTCCAAATTCCATAATCTATAAAGCCTTaactggtcataatgttattttaacatcAATCATGTTGTTTTTATTAGGCTGTTGTGGTCTCTTCTGCCTCCCTTGTTTGGGCTGCTCCATTGCTAAAGACATGAATGAGTGCTGCTTATGCGGTTTAGGCATGACGATCCGAAGTGTATACAGAactaaatacaacataaaagttagtacctacctacctacctacctacctacctacctacctacccaCCCACCTACCCACCTAcccacctacctacctacctacctacctacctacctaccgcaaattaatatatattttgttttttctttccaGGGATCCATGTGTGATGACTTTAATGCCAGTAACTTCTGCTTGCCTTGTGTAGCCTGCCAGCTGAAGAGAGACATTGAAATTAGGAAGCGCACTGGAGAATTTTGAGGAAACGTTTTTACACAAGGCAAAAGCGGTGGACTGTGGTGAATTGTTGTGTTTTCTAAAGGCAACAAAGAAAAATGCTATCTAGCCATATAGTCCTTAATTTCTGGAAACTATGATAAGCAAATACACTAATCAAACTTTTATGACCTGTAAGAATGAAAATACAGGCTGTTGCTGGTGTCAGAATGAAAATGGGCATTGCTCAATATCATGCTGGCCCTTTATCAGATTATGCCATGTTAGTTTTGGTGAAAATATGAACATATGTAAGTTTATAGGAGaatatatatttgattattttgagtATTGAGTATTATGACTTGAAAAGAGCATGTGCAATAAACATGTGAAACACACATTCAGTGTCGTGCACACCTCACTAAATACAGCAATGTGTaactttactgtatttttcaaatGGCTGTCTTGAGCATTTTCAGGTAGTGTCCCCAAGATCTGACTTTTTGCATTGGAAAACATTTACAGAGTAAACACTGTCATAATGAAAACATGACAAAGCCATTTGACTATCTTGTTCATAAACAATGGTGTCAGGACTTTTCATCTTGATGTCACTTTCACTGACATGAATACTTGCTTTTGAGGAATGAGCTATCCAATTTGGGCAAGTGACACTTTTGCAGGTTCTCAACTAGGTTTTGCAGTTTGTTTTGAGAACTGCATTAActgttgtgcaaatgtaaagagtgatgtgagaaatgcaccaaagcgactgagaaaaactgtaatacagTTGTAAATATAGTGTCATGTTATTGTCAAACATTAGTCTATATGATCTCTAAATGCCTTACTATAAGTTACTCAAAACTTTCATAAAGCATTCCAATGTAACACAAAATACATAAAGAAAATAATAGCTTCTTGTCTTTTTGAAGAGATATGATTTAGTGTTTGCTCCATGTTTCACCATGTGAGGAATTCAAATTTTTCACTTTATAATTCTGAGTGCTTGTGGCTACATCATTGCTCCAATTTCAGCATAATGCCCGGTATAATGTTATTcatggtgtggtggtgtgggtttgaataataatgttattcaaaacgtttagatgttttttttcaccatgGCAGTCAAATATGGAACTTACTGTTATATACAAATTTCATGCATGCACATTTTTGAGGACACAGTGCTCATTGTAGCCTACTAAACAAAAATGTTACAAAGCTTACAGTATGTTTACTGAGATTTACTGCAAAGAGTTAGTACTGTAGAACACAGAAAAATATttagtacatttattttataaaatgtttaaagggatagttcacccaaaaatgaaaatttgatgtttacaCTGGGGGTAAGTAGATAAACAtaaagttttcatttttgggtaaactattcctttaacatTTAAACTGAAAGCTTAAATTTGGCCcaatttaatttctgtgtattaaattgcatcaattcacagaaattcaatttggccaactgaaaaatttagatgtgagtCACtataaaattttcaattggtgacataattttttttactatttcattatttatatgttttatttatagcaTCATAAAatgagagtttttttttctctctcaacaATAGTATgacattttaagttattttctGGAAAATAAAGTCACTTACCAAATTGGTCCTtataattaaaaactgtttttcaccgATAGCAACTAACTAAGTCAGTATAGTAACTGACTGTTCAGCAACTCCAGAGCAGCTAAAGGGGAGGTGTCTTCACCACATGACCATATTTTTACCTCTTATATGATCTTTTTTAGGATGGCATATAGAGTTTTTCCTGTCCTtgatactttctttttcagacaGGGATTTTtcagttgtatttttttgtttcatttacaaTGACACCTTACTTTTCAACGGATTCCCTAAAGGAATATTTTACACCCGCCAGCAGTGCATTTGTTGCCTTTTTGTTTTGgattattttacagtttgtGTTTAAACTGAATTTTCAATGTCCTTGTGACCCTGGGGAAAATACTAATGTCTGTGTAGTTTACATGATTTTTCCCGCCATCTCACTTTTCATTATAGTGATGATTGTTGACAAGCGCATAAGGAGTATTTTCTGCAGCAATGGAACAGGAATACAATGCAAGAGCGTTATTCTTATAATGTCAATAATTAAAGCATTCTCTGTAGCGTGCCTGTGGATAACTTCAGTACTGATTGATGGGGACTGGTATGTGTGTCTTGTAACAACTAACCCTACTTTGCCTTCTTATGAGCAAAGTTTTTGCAAAATTATTCAAACCCCTGCCGAAGCTGCAGAGATTCGAACCAAGAAAAGTTTGTCACGAGTAAgtatgcttttatttattttaaacagtgTACATTAGGCTTGCCAAGGTAGAAGGTAATTAGTAGAACATACTAGTATTAACATTTACAAGAACAAAACATATATTTATCTATGTTTGGGTAGATGCTGAAACTTACAATATGGACATATTCAAAACAACTAAAACATTATCATTATTACATATCTACAGCTGTATAGCTAGTTGTATACAATTGTAAGTTAAAACATATTGTAATGCACTGTTACCATTTCATAGATACATTTTTGATACCTTAACCTATCCCTAAACacaaatataacatttaatagagaaaataaaataatatgtaaaACACAAGGGACAGAAATATGTAGGCCTACCATGATAATTTTAGTAACaaaataattgtaaaatatattttgagctGCTAATCCCACTCCTACATCTAAACTGTCATGGTTTTGCTTTTGCTTCATGTTCctgtttcatgtcttttatatTTCCTGGTTCCTGTTTTTCATGTGATTTCCCTTGTCTTCATGTGATGATGTCATCTGTTCATCAGTTCCGTTTTGTCACTTTTGCTGAGCGGTTCCTCGTTTACAGTGGGAATTGTGGTTAAGGGGCCCCACAATCCTGCAGTCCACACCACCGCCAGCACGCAAGGGCCCATTCATGCCTGCCAAGCCATAGTCTGTTCACGTAATGGCTGCCACACCAGAATACGTTAACGTAATGCCTGCTCGCCAGGGCCTGTCCATGTCATGCCTGCCAAgcctttttttatttcatgacTGCCAAGCCTGAGCTTCATCACGTCATGGTCGCCATGCCAGAGTCTCAAGCCCTCATGGTCAGAGTCTCGAGACGACGTGGAGCTCCACTACTCCAAAGACCTGGGGCCGGATTCACAAAACATTCTTAAGAATAAGATTATTCTTAACTGCCAATTTCTTCTTATTTTCTAACTTAAAAATTTaacttattaaaaataaataagaatattTTGTATTCCCAGAAACATGTTCTTATCTTTTTTCTTATGATTGTtcttaatataaaatgtaagtaTTCATATTCACGAAAAGAATGTTCTTAAAAATCATTGTTAATAACTTCTTAAAGTTAGGATAACCTCCAACCTAGCTTAAAAACCCAAATGTAAGATGTTTAACCAATTTATTAAGTTGTTTCAAATATTAAGCATTACAACATAACAGTAGCCAGCTAAATATAATACTTATAACTAATAGTACCATATGGACAAGTATGAAACCAGCAAAGCTCGCACCAACCGGCAGGTCATTAGCGGATGAGAAACTCCACGTaatttaaaaatagtaatactaCTGTTTTTGTGTCACAAACAGTAATTTTAAGACTTTTCAGGCGAGGATGAACTTGTTTAAAGATTAAATCTTTGGTTTATTTCTAAAGAGAGCGCCTATTTGACAATTTGATCTTTTTCTTCTGACGTCTGCCGCGGGCTCGGATGTCTCTGAGATATGATTCGTCTTGTGTAGATCTAACGGCCGATCCTTGGTACCCGAGCAGCGTTCTTGATAAATGGCTAGGCTCTtataaaatacagattttaCCGACACTGCAAAATTAAAACACAACATTTAGTGATTTAATCCCGTCAAGCCAGTGACGACGAACATAGGCTGCACACTTATTATGATATCTCAATAcatgtctgagctgtaaaaacctaactctggtcaggccaatcacatcgtttaTAGAGTCGGttggcggggcttaacataatgacagccgagttgcgcttgcgtgctactagtaaacacagaagctttcgaatcagctttgaccgcgactctggaagacttggagttgagcttttctctgagaaaagaacaaagaacggcactgaaatcattcttaaaaagggaagatgtgttcaaagttttgccgaccggatatggcgaaagtttaatctgtcaactagttCCGcctcacgttgctctggttggttgtagcgctatcctatcgagtgcagagggagtttgaaaaacaactgtttatcccgcccctcggattgagccctgtcaatggtgagtttccagaccaaacatcttgatgtgggtctggcttgtcaggctacgaGTCTTCAGTAATACCTTTCAATAAATTAACACCAAATAACACCATtcatgtacttacatcaaaaaataagtacaatgtacttactgtgttcaaattgtattgaaaagcacttttgctgatattgaagtgggatacgggtagaattagggacaggtgtggtggtgtgggtaagtttaagggtagggttagatgtgagggaagtgccaactgtgtaattacaaatgtaactacagaaatgaattacatgcaagacgtaattacatgcaagtattttttaaaatgtaagtacaatgtaaaaacatgtatgtacacaataagtgcattgtatcaaattattaattacaatgttagtacatagtacttaaggccacctaatataaagtgggtccaatttTCTTAACTTCTTTCTTAAGAAAACTTTAGTAAATCCGGCCCCTGGTCtgccattgctccatggtccaggcACGACAACGTTCCAAAGTCCAAGCCATGATTCCTTCACGGGCAATGGCCTCCATCCCTTCGACTAGGACTACCACGCTCCtggattttttgttttgtggtgGGTGTTCTGTTAGGGTTTTAAGAGCCACTCATAGAGTGGGGGATCTGTCATGTCtagttttggttttgtttcatttcttTTATTATGAGGTTTACCTGTTtgtcatgtgattttttttaagttccCTAGAGTATTGAGAGTCCTTCAAGATGGCACTGTGTGTGCCCCCTCTGATGCCAGCACTGGAATGGAGAAGTGCCAAATTGCAATTTCCTCATTGGAAAGGGATAAATTGTACCCTATCAACACCTTACTCTGAGTCTCTGGTTCATCCAGTGAGACATTAACAGATACACCCAAATCCTAAATCTCCAGCCAACAAATGTGACACAATAGCAGATACAAGGTTCTGAGTCTCCGGGCTGTAAAGGTGAGACAATAGCAAATAAACCGTTTTAAATCTCTGGCCTGCAACGGTGAGATAATAGCAGATACAACATTCTAAGGGTCTGGTCTGTAAAGGTGAGACAATAGCAGATACAATGTTCTGAGTCTCCAGGAAGGGACATAAACATACATTATGTTCAGAGTCTTCAAAAACGGATTGACCAAGTTCTGAGTGTCTAGCCCAGAGAGGCAAAAGACATACAGACACATTTGCAATAAGGTTGCTGGCGATGgagactgtcactccatcacaaactacattacccataatcctttccccggactcattagcacttactgtttacacctgtgtctcatcacctcattacttCTGCCTATATATGCCtggttttctctgtccttcattgcgaagtcttgtttagtatcacaactgcatttctgagcgtttctctggtttcatgtatcttggtctttgatttcttgccttctccgtggattacccttttgcctgttccttctgttttgtttgccttttcggactgatttcctgttatgaccttttgcctgttctattgactacgactttggattacccttcaataaatactgcgtttggatcttcaaccaaccttctgtctcagagcagttcgttACATCTTCGCAGCAATTATAAATATTATCATTAGTCCTAAATAGCATATATATTACGCAACATCACTTCAACCCCGCTTTCTCTCTATACTTCATATACATGCAGAAATTGCATATTACATTATTGTGTGTCTGATAATTGAATTAACTAATTGCtcaaatttattttgtatttaaagcTGTAAATGCTCATATATTTCTGTGAAGGACCCAAGTAGAGGATGCATGTACAATTCATTGATCTTTCCACTCAAGCATTACTCTGATTTGTTTCCTTCTTTTTGGATGAATGTAGCAGGAAATTTTACTACAATAGAGGGGTAAGTGTTTTCTCTTGCTCTGCCTTGGACGACTAGGAAAATGACAGGATCTATGTCCCCACCCCTAGAACAGTGCATGTTTTTCTCTGTCTTGATTGTTTGTCTTTCTCTTTTAGTGATGACTGGCAAAGAGAAGGGTCCAAGACTAAAAATGTATACGGTAGCTTCTCAGAATTTTCTTTTTCCCAACTACCAGCCTAAAAGACAGGAGAAATGTCTCTACTTCAAGGAGACAGTAGTCTTAgaattttttgtgtgttcagtaaagaataataaaaaatagtCATGAGATAAACTCTTGTTTCATTTCACTTATTTTTTCACCAcagcaaaatgtaaaaaacgaaaagaaatagctTTGTTCAGATTCACTATTTTGTGATAACTCTTTTTGTCTCTTTTCTTCAATTATGCTCAAACCAAACAGAAATAGGAAAACAGTTTTGATAGAACGTTCAAATGGTACTCAGTTGACTCAAAAGTACATTATAGATATTACATTCCAGGTCAGATATTCCCTTCAAGTCAGTCCACATACCGGAATGAGATTCACAACCCAGATTTAAATTTGACCTCACTGTAGAACTGAGTTGGTGTTGGAGTGTCCAGATATGGCAGGCTAATTTAGTCAACAAATGGGAACCTGTTCAAAAACAGAAAGTCACTTTCCTTTGTCAAACACAAGAAAAACAGTTCAGAGAAaatccacacacaaaaaaaggtaTTATCCACATGAATGCTTGCAATAGATGAGTGTGCAAAAAAATAGGGAATATAGCGAATATTGAGAAAATATAGAAAGGAAGAAAAATAATTCCCAAGGGCAATAGCTGATGTACTCAAAATAGGAAGAAAAATACAGTGAAGAATTTCAAAGAATTCGTAATGCTGTTTGCATCCACACAGTGGCACTAATCTGTCAAAAAGGGCAAGCAAGGATTTTTCCCCCCAACTTTATTCCAAAGCAAAAACATCCACATCATCATCAATTAGATATTTCCCCTCTAGAACATCCATGGGCCACCTTGTGGGAGTAACCTTTTGAGGAATGAACATGTAAGCCATAACTACTTCAGGCCGGTACGTTTTCCAATCCTTTTTTCCCCCCAGGTAACATCCACACCATATCATGCACCGTGCGATTGAACCTTTCACACTGCGCGTTCCCTTGCAGATGATAAGGACTGGTTCAACTCCTGCTGATTCCATACAGCTTATAGAGATCCTTCATTACATTTGCTTCAAAACACCTCCCTTGATCGAGCACGAAAACACACTTCCCTGTAAGCAGACTTCTCATGCACTCTATATCTGCCTGTAGACATCCAAGTACAGGGATGTCTAGTCCGTTTGCAGCAGCGGGGCACGCCCAGTTAGCAGACAACAGCTGTACCATCTTCCATGAGCATttaatcttacattaaaaaaaaaaaaaaaaaaaactctttcccCCTCtgtttcttctttccttttctggtctttgctactctgagcagtgtacaaatcttggtatttagggcactttttgtgtttcgttgcctcttcttgacggatcgcttcctgttctcctgagttgtaagtcgctttgaataaaagcgtctgctaaatgcataaatgtaaatgtaaatgtacctCTTGCCCTCTGATATGTTGTTTAAAGTGAGACTCTGAGATGGTGGTGACCTCTGAACCTGTGTCCGGCAAGCATTTGGTGGGCACCCCTGCTATTCTTACATCCACTATCAAACAGTCTCCAAAAGCATTCTCTTTTAGCGTTTCTGGTATTGCATCGGCACACCAGTCAGCTGTATGGCACTGCATTACTGAAGGCCCTTTGGTGCTTGGCAAGTCCCCTGACGAAGCTCCTCTTAACACCTCAGTAACTTGCAccatttgtgatgacgcagctcCCAGGTTACCCAGCTCCTTATGCTGCCCACAACCTCGACTAGTGTGACCTGGTTCACCACAGGTGTAACACTTATTTCCCTTCGCTGTTTTTCAGTGGCTGTCTCCTCGGAAAACCAGGCTGGGGGTCACCTCTCCCTTAACTATGGACTATTCTGTACAATTCTTCCTGACTCACAGCTATCTTCTCTATTGCTTCGTGAAACTTTTCTAACATTAGTGGTGATGAATTGTCACCAGTCTCAACTGTAGTGTGAATTGCTGCTCTTGCATGTACAGGGGTATATATTTAGGGATATTTAGCTTCCCCCTTTAGGTGCTACTTTATTAGCTCCACTTGATCTTCCTTTGGCACCTTCATGACTCAGAATGCTGATTAGATAGAGACTATCCACTCTTCCACACTTCCTTCTCCAGGCTTGGTGGAGCCAGTGAAATCAGTAAGTTTATGATCTCTTGGGATATAAATCGTTGCTGGGGGTGGACGAGTGGATGCTTGCTGCTCCATTACTGCTCTAGCCAGTGACAGCTTCTCAATGTTCTGTCCTGGCATGATTCAATGCCCTGGCTTGTCCTCTGCATTTGAGCTCACCTCAACACTTGTCAAATGCTGTTCACGGAGAATCAAAGAAGTCACAAGAAACTAAAACTTTTTGTCTTCCTCTTCTCCATATTTTCTCCAGTTTGTCTAGCTCATCCCCTCTTCTGTgcacaaccttttttttttttttatacaaaaaccCCTTTTCAAATTATAGTCCTTGCATACCTCCACATGAACTACTCTTTTAACTATGTGAATTAATAATTTGCttaattttattcattttcatatttaatttgtatttaaaaatactatgaccataccaagctcaatttaaaactgaacattggtctgagGAGTCTGCTTGGTCTGCTCTTTATTTTCTACTgtacaagaggcgtgataaacgagcattattcaaatgagtcTGTATGCaatggatagtccttcaaccagtcagaccacaagaggcatgatcaacaggcaacaacCCATCGCTTGCATTATGACAATTGTTATACTGTggcaaaaattttttttttaataataataataatgtggtAGTGATTTGATTGTAAAATCTAAATAATAACATCACAATAAGCACATGATTTATATGTctgtttttaagttaaaaataatcacattttGATTTACAGAAAGTATAGCTGTAGTAACTGAACTTCTTCCTATTATCTTGCAATTCATTCACATTCCTTTCTTTTCAAGGAGATCGccattttagttttatttggaGTAAGTGTAATTTGGACATTCTCAGCAATAAGACAATCTCACTGCATGCAACCCCTTGCATATCAGTACAACAAGTTTCTGCTGGAGGAGACTGATCTCTATATAACAAAGGAACTGAAAAACCTGGCAGAAGACAAGGCAAAGATAAGAGGACGGGAACAAATAGACAACATCAAATCATTTTCACATCTAAATCCTCAACAGGAGTGTGTTGTGCTTGTTTCCCAAACATCAGAACCACAACAGCTGGCAACCTTACAAAACAATGTTGCAGCAAACCCAGAGCAACTAGATACATTTTCAGACACATCGGCTGCATCCAAAACCTTGTAAAtcctgccttcggaggacacatttcaaggcaggaagtCATCAAGCCATGTCtgaatctaatgttagcttcacatcctgtctcctgagataccgtCATCAGATTGATTTTTGAAGGCTGCATACATGTAtctttcgctgcctttgatatcccacaatcctgtgctttccattcagtgacaattgagctggaaaaaaagatggcgtccgaaaATTGCGTTTGCTGgccagtttgtgtgtaaatgtatgtttttaccAAAATGTTCCacctctgatgtcatttctagtgaGAAATTACTAATTGTTACATATCTgtctgtttctgttgtgtttttttgcatttgtcaCGTTTCCTGGCTTGTCACCATGGTTACCCTTGTTATTCTAGttctgttcagctgtgtttaGTTAATCTCATCTGTATCACCTGTGCCCTTCGTTTATTCAGTCACCTGTGTTtgtatttaagttcctcttGTTCACTCCCTCCTTGTCTGGTCACTGTTATGTTAAGTTGTCATGCATGTATTGTGAAAACTGCCTCCCTTCAGAGCCATTTGAATAAATcctgcatacaacatgacacagacaaattttctcggttactttcgtaacctcgtttccctgagagagggaacaagtattgcgtatgggaaaagctccttttctcgagaatatgaagcaaaactttattatataaaggtatctatgtaaagcgcagtgccgctGCACTGCAATAGCTTTGATCTGATTGGCCGaaccgcggcaactgcaggaacctttGGAGAGGTGGATGAGGAGAGCGAGCCAATGGGGGCGCTCTAGAGAGACCGCCGAAAAAGGGACTTAAATTAGCATActggaggctatataagacccggTTTCGCCATAGGTATCAGGTTTTAAAAATCGACTGAAGTGACACCTGAGAAGCACAAGCACGGCACGGAACACAATACTCATTCCCTCTTTCAGGGAACcaaggttacgaaagtaaccgagtacttTCCCTATCGAGAGGTCTCTCATATTgtgtatgggaacacaatgtaaaacgCTGTGTGTGCTGACTTACCCAAAATCCCCAACTGAAATGAGGGAAAGTCAAAAAAACTCTAGAGAGACCGACACAGGCGGGCTTCATAAGGGGAATGAAAAGAACCAGAAGagtcggttcatttgaacacttgaccggacatagtcggatctatgGTAGAGTGCTTATGAACGATTGTGTATAAGCGGAACGCAATATAAACAATCGTGTTGCCAGGGCTGCAGATAGAGCCCTTAGATGGAGAAAAGCACTGCTTGTAAAGCTGGGACCTCTAAATTGTGGAATCTGATAAAAGcagacggagaggcccagcctgccgccgcacagatatcttccctGGAAGTGCCACATGACCAAGCCCAAGacgaggccatgcctctagtggagtTGGCTTTAATGCCTATAGGACAGGTTAGGTTcctagacctatatgctagtgagatcacatccactatccagtgtgagagtctttgtttcatgacagcacaacctTTAGTGTGGCCGCCGAAGCAAATggagagctgatccgactgcctgaatggggcggagcgctctagatgcaatctcaatgctctgactgggcagaataggttcgcgtcttattctctctgagacgcgggtaaTGGAAGCAGTGTAATGACCTGCATTCTGAAAGGGGTTGATAGTACTTTGGGTATATAGCCATGTCTCGGTTTGAGAACAACCTTGAAGTTGTTGGACCcgaactcaagacaggaaggacTCACGGAGAGTGCGTGTAAGTCATCCACTTGCTTAACTGAGGCCAAATCCAGCAGAAaagcggttttgagtgataagtgcttcaagctcgtggtcTGAAGTGGTATGAAGGGGGGACCCTTCATGGCTTCTAAAACCACGGCAAGGTCCAAAAAGGGACTGAGAAATGGCGAGGTGGGTttaatctcctggcccctttaagaaaacgtacaataagatcactttccCTTGTGAATGTCCCGCGATCTGAACGTGCCTAGCTGCTATGGCAgcgacataaactttgagcgtggagggggaacgacccgtgtccattagctcttggagaaaacaAGCACTTGTGCCATTTCgtgtgagtgtgcgtcgatgttttgCCCAGCACACcagttagaaaaccactgaccacttcagagcatagagccgcctgatagcaggggctctagcttccaaaatagtgttcataactttgtcagagaggtttccgGATACCcattgatgggccatacgtggagggcccatagctcgggactgggatgccagatcttccTTTTCTCCTGCGTGATGAGGTctttcctcagcggaatgggccatggggctgtgtctgacagctgaatcaGTTCGGAGAACCATGTGCAGTTCTTCTAAActggggctattaaaagcacTGTGGATACTGTCTCCCCGATCTTTTAAAGGAGCATATAGAGAGAGTCTGGGCcaaacatgggccagggcgtcCCTGcatttggagaaaaatattgggcagcgagTATTGTCTTCTGAGGCGAAGAGGTCTACTTCCGCTCTGCCGAAGGTGTTCCAAATGAACTGAATCGTTTGTGGGTGAAGAGACCCTTCCCCTGGGggaatgggtcctctggataacatattcgcaccctgattcagaatacctggcacatGAGCTCagtagggagctcagattgtgctctgcccataataGAAGATGCTTTGCCATGCGGTgaagagagtctgatctcggccACCCTGGCGATTTTCAGTCACCTGTGTTtgtatttaagttcctcttGTTCACTCCCTCCTTGTCTGGTCACTGTTATG
The window above is part of the Pseudorasbora parva isolate DD20220531a chromosome 23, ASM2467924v1, whole genome shotgun sequence genome. Proteins encoded here:
- the LOC137062877 gene encoding placenta-specific gene 8 protein-like, with amino-acid sequence MCQFECAEFPDSVARKIMAVTSQPAAFAPSDFHTGLTSCCEDMSICCCGLFCLPCLGCSIAKDMNECCLCGLGMTIRSVYRTKYNIKGSMCDDFNASNFCLPCVACQLKRDIEIRKRTGEF